From a single Pongo pygmaeus isolate AG05252 chromosome 12, NHGRI_mPonPyg2-v2.0_pri, whole genome shotgun sequence genomic region:
- the LOC129030442 gene encoding lysine-rich coiled-coil protein 1-like isoform X1 gives MAVIPGSSVINIMENSKTSDSFQHELEDYIRKQKARGLQPTLRFTKVREDSACQEKGPTEPRGPEQQGLPFWRPHVFPASLERLRTMESRVPPWLEIPHAPQRLESVNHSQNNQDHFFKHWWLPSPSGQGKNTGVRGAHGREGSCCLFWEPRGSAQQAGRGDRGLRRRQGEVGERGAAREEQAEPKRKHRAKGDSHKGNRGRRKAEGAPGSAERHRRSKKNHQGGDAAKEARRSGREKKGPGREGPEERDLWDEAILGSCY, from the exons ATGGCAGTGATTCCAG GTTCATCCGTAATCAATATAATGGAAAATTCTAAGACTTCTGACTCTTTTCAACATGAACTGGAGGATTATATTAGAAAGCAGAAAGCCAGAGGATTGCAACCAACGCTTCGCTTTACAAAGGTGAGGGAGGACTCCGCGTGCCAAGAAAAGGGCCCCACTGAGCCTCGGGGGCCGGAGCAGCAGGGACTCCCCTTCTGGAGGCCCCACGTGTTCCCCGCTTCCTTGGAAAGACTGAGGACCATGGAAAGCCGGGTACCTCCCTGGCTTGAAATTCCTCATGCGCCACAAAGACTGGAATCTGTAAACCACAGTCAAAATAATCAGGACCATTTCTTCAAACACTGGTGGCTTCCCAGCCCATCTGGGCAGGGAAAGAACACAGGCGTCCGCGGGGCGCACGGCAGGGAAGGTTCCTGTTGCCTCTTCTGGGAGCCCCGTGGCAGCGCCCAGCAGGCGGGCCGTGGGGACCGAGGCCTGAGGAGGAGGCAAGGGGAGGTGGGAGAACGAGGAGCGGCCAGGGAGGAGCAAGCAGAGCCCAAGAGGAAGCACCGCGCGAAGGGAGACTCACACAAAGGGAACAGGGGCAGGAGAAAGGCCGAGGGGGCGCCAGGCAGTGCAGAGAGGCACAGACGCAGCAAGAAGAATCACCAGGGTGGGGATGCCGCAAAAGAGGCGAGAAGGTCCGGGAGAGAGAAGAAGGGGCCAGGCAGGGAAGGCCCAGAGGAGAGGGACCTGTGGGATGAAGCCATCCTCGGCAGTTGTTACTGA
- the LOC129030442 gene encoding lysine-rich coiled-coil protein 1-like isoform X2, whose product MENSKTSDSFQHELEDYIRKQKARGLQPTLRFTKVREDSACQEKGPTEPRGPEQQGLPFWRPHVFPASLERLRTMESRVPPWLEIPHAPQRLESVNHSQNNQDHFFKHWWLPSPSGQGKNTGVRGAHGREGSCCLFWEPRGSAQQAGRGDRGLRRRQGEVGERGAAREEQAEPKRKHRAKGDSHKGNRGRRKAEGAPGSAERHRRSKKNHQGGDAAKEARRSGREKKGPGREGPEERDLWDEAILGSCY is encoded by the coding sequence ATGGAAAATTCTAAGACTTCTGACTCTTTTCAACATGAACTGGAGGATTATATTAGAAAGCAGAAAGCCAGAGGATTGCAACCAACGCTTCGCTTTACAAAGGTGAGGGAGGACTCCGCGTGCCAAGAAAAGGGCCCCACTGAGCCTCGGGGGCCGGAGCAGCAGGGACTCCCCTTCTGGAGGCCCCACGTGTTCCCCGCTTCCTTGGAAAGACTGAGGACCATGGAAAGCCGGGTACCTCCCTGGCTTGAAATTCCTCATGCGCCACAAAGACTGGAATCTGTAAACCACAGTCAAAATAATCAGGACCATTTCTTCAAACACTGGTGGCTTCCCAGCCCATCTGGGCAGGGAAAGAACACAGGCGTCCGCGGGGCGCACGGCAGGGAAGGTTCCTGTTGCCTCTTCTGGGAGCCCCGTGGCAGCGCCCAGCAGGCGGGCCGTGGGGACCGAGGCCTGAGGAGGAGGCAAGGGGAGGTGGGAGAACGAGGAGCGGCCAGGGAGGAGCAAGCAGAGCCCAAGAGGAAGCACCGCGCGAAGGGAGACTCACACAAAGGGAACAGGGGCAGGAGAAAGGCCGAGGGGGCGCCAGGCAGTGCAGAGAGGCACAGACGCAGCAAGAAGAATCACCAGGGTGGGGATGCCGCAAAAGAGGCGAGAAGGTCCGGGAGAGAGAAGAAGGGGCCAGGCAGGGAAGGCCCAGAGGAGAGGGACCTGTGGGATGAAGCCATCCTCGGCAGTTGTTACTGA